The nucleotide window ACAGTGGGTATTCCCTCTCAGGAGGTGGGGAATTTCAGTGAGCAGGTCTGGGGAGTTTCAATGAGCGTGGTCACTGTGACAGAAAAGCATTGGAGGGGACCGTTTAGATGAAAAACCGCGAGAACACACTGGCAATTGGCAATTGGCTCCGTGCCAACAGAGGGACAAAACGAATCAGCCCCCTTTCGCTTTTGTCTGCTGGCTTGAGTTGCGCAGCAACTCACACCTGCCGGCGCAGCCGGCAGGCGGATACCCCCCCGATGTTTGGATCAGGAATCGGGACTCTCCATTTCGCCCAACGTCGCTTCGCTACCGGGGGAGGAAACCAGGCGGCATCAATAGCTGTTGCTGTGATTTCCCGCATCTCGCTCCTGATGGGCGGAAATACGCGCCTTTCAGTCTCGCTTGTCTTTTCGACATACCTTCTTGGTCGTCGATTCTTCTTCGGAGGCCGGCCCAACATCGCTTCGCTCCTGTGCGCGAGGAAACCTGCTCCGTTCAGCAACTCGCACCTGCCGGCGTAGCCGGCAGGCTCACATGCCCGCTCGCAGTGCATCCACCGGCTCCAGCCGGGCGGCACGGAGCGACGGGTAGAGGCCGGCCAGCAATCCGACCACTGTTCCCAGCGCCGGGGCCGCCACGGGGACCCAGGGCTCGAGGACGGGCGTCCAGGTGCGGCTAGCGGCGACCCCGACGACGACCAGAACGCCGACGCTCGCTCCGACCACCCCGCCGATGAATCCCATCCCGGCGCTCTCGATGAGGAACTGGTAGGCGATGTGTCGACGGGCGGCGCCGAGTGAACGGCGCAAACCAATCTCGCCGACCCGTTCGAGGACCGACACCAAAGTCACGTTGGCGATGCCGATGGCGCCGATCAGCAGCGACACTCCGCCGAGCACGAGGAAGAGGGCGTCGACGTCTTCCTCGACACCTGAAATCAGGCTGGTCGGATCCGCAGGCGCCTGCACCCGCAAACGACCCGGCTCATTGGGGTTGAGCGCAATCGGTGCCTGCTCGGCAATGAGTTGGGCAGCTCCGAGCTCGGCGCGGATATGCACTTCGTCGATTCCGTTCAGGCCAAAGAGCTTCCTTGCCGTCCCGTTCGGGATGATCACGGCGTCGAGTAGGCGGGGCTCCTTGGCCAGGTCATCGATGATGCCGACGACGATGAACGGGTGTTCCCCGATGAAGATGGCGGGTTGGTGGTCTACGCGATCGATGTTGAGGCGTTGCGCGGCACTTCTGCCGAGCAGTGCGACGGGGTCTGCCCGATCCGAGTGACCTTCATCGAAGAAACGTCCGGTCCTGAGTTCGGCTACGAAGACTTCCAGCGTTCCCGGCGAGGCTGCCACGACATTCAATGCAAACTCGTTGCGGGCGAGCGGATCGCGCAGTGGGACCGAGCGAGTGAGGGATCCGGCGGTGTCGACGTTGGTCAGCGTTCCGGCGGCCACAACACCGTTCAAGCGTTCGAGTCTGTCCTGAGCATCCCACGGCAGCAGGTTGACTTCCGGTTGTGGCCCGAAGAACCCGAACTCCGACCGGTTCGAGACGGTCACGCTCGTGGCGATGAGCGGATCGAAGCGAGTCACGATCTGGTTGCCAGCCGTTTTGGCAATTCCGAGTGTGGCAACGATCGCTCCGATGCCGAGCACGGTCCCGAGAATGGTCAATATCGTGCGTCCCGGCCTTGCCAGCATCGAGGTCACAGCTTCGGCCACTAGATCGCGCACGGCAAAGCGGGGCTTCGGGTTGTTCATGTGCTGGTCTCGAGTTCGGTCAGGATCCCGTCCAGCATCTCGACTTGACGCTCTGCATGGGCACCCACGGTGGCATCGTGAGTGACGACTACGAGTGTGAGGCCGTCGCGCCGCAGGTCATCAAATGCTGCAAGGACCGATTCGCTGGTCTTGGTGTCCAGGTTCCCGGTGGGCTCGTCGGCGAGCAGGAGGCTCGGTTCCGCAACGATCGCTCTGGCGATGGCAACGCGCTGCCGTTCGCCACCCGAGAGCGTATCGGGCGTCTGCTCCATTCGGTGCCCCATGCCGACCCGCGCCAGAGCGGTTCGGGCAGCTTCTCGCCGCTCTTTTCGAGGGAATCCGTTGTAGAGCAGAGCCGTCATGACGTTCTCGATGACCGTGCGGTGGCGTAGTAGGTGAAATGCCTGGAACACGAACCCGATCTTGCGGCCGCGTAGTGCAGTGCGTTCGGAATCAACCGCGGCCCGCACGTCGACTCCGTCGAGGAGGTACGACCCGCTGGTGGGCTCGTCGAGTAGGCCCAGCACATTGAGCAGGGTCGACTTGCCGGACCCTGACGGCCCCATGACCGCCACGTACTCGCCTTCATAGATCGCCAGGTCGACACTGCGCAAGGCGTGGACCGGTTGTGTTCCCTCGAACGTCCTCGAGACGCTTTCGAGGAGGACGACGGGGAGGCTCATGCGTCTGAGCTAGGCGCGGTGGGGGCCTGCTCCGTCCCGACGACTACCCGATCGCCTTCGTGGATCTCTCCATCCACGGCGTTGATCTCGGCGTATCCACCGGCGTCCAGGCCGATCGTCACGACGAGAAAGGTGGTTGTGCCGTCCTCGTGTTCGACTTCGATCCGCGTCGCGCCGTCTGCGGTCGCAGACAACGCGGCCAGCGGGACGGCCAGAACGTCCCCGCCCGTCGACTCAACGGGAATCGTCAGCTTGACGTTGAATCCCTCCGAGAGGTCTTCGTTTGGACTCACCTCGAGGTAGACGCGATCGCCATCGACGTTGTTGGTGCCGGGACGGTCTGCCTTTTTGGTGACCACACCGGTGGTGGTGATGTCGCTGAATGAGTCCTCGATGATGACCTCGTCGCCGACGTCGATGAGGCCGGCATCGGCCACGGCGATCGACGTATCGATGGCGAGTTCAGATCCGGTGACTTGCATGACCTCACCCGCGACGCCGTCGCCGCGTTCGACGAAGACGCGGTCGATACGAACGGGTAACCGTCGCATGAACATGATTTCGGATCGCAAGGCGGTGACGCCCGTCTTGGCCAAGAGGCCGTTGTACGTCGCCTGAGCTTCGCTGAGGCGTTTGTTTGCATCGGAGAGCGCAGCGTCGGATTCGCTTGTGTCTGCCGGTGTGAGTGTCTCGCTGCGTCTGGCCTTTTCGATGGCGAGTCGGTCTTCGGCGTCTGCTACGAGATTGGCGTTGTTGCGGGCAGTCTGGTCTCGATCGATCAAGGACTGGGCCAGCCACGATTCCGCCTCCCGCAGCGCCATGGCGGCGTCGATCGACGCCTGCTCCAAAGCGGCGAGTTCTTCGGGTGTGAGCGGTGGCTCGGCTGCTTGCCCGGTGGCAAGCTGTTCGGCGGCGAGTGCTTTGGCGGCGGTTGCGTCCGTCACGTCTTGCTCTGCGGACGTAACCGCCGCCGCCGCAGCTGCGTCGGAGGCGCCGGCATTTGCCCTGGCGTCTTCCAGAGCCCGCTGGGACGATGCGACCGCCGCGTCGAGTTCCAGGATGGCTGATTGGGGCAGGGGCGCCTTGGCTGCCGCCAGGGCTTGTTTGGCGAACGTGACGTCTCTGGCCGCCGCGTCCACCGATGATTTGGCCGCGTCCAACTCGGCCTGCTCCTGCTCGTTCGGGCCGATCGGTTCATATCCGAGCGATCGGTACCAGGCGTCGACGGCGGTAGCTGTGTCTCCGCTGTAGGCGCCGTCGACTGCTCCCGGGTCGAAGCCGAGTCGTGCCAGCGCCTCCTCGAGCTGCAGGACGTCATCGCCTTCATCACCAGGGCGAATCGACCGGAACATGGGCAAGTCACCCTGCAACACGAGAATGGGCCGTCCCGACACTTCAATGACCAGGGACCCCTCCGTCAGGTCTGTGCCCTCGTCGGGCGCGAGAGTGACAATCGACGCGCCCCCGAGTACAGCGGGCGGATCCGCCAGCGTGATGCCGGCCGGCTGATCGAACCGCACATCGCCTCTGATGATTATGTCGCGGCCAAGGGTCCGCATTTCGACCGGCACGGTGATGCGCGACGGAGGCGGAGGTTCAGCCTCCGCCGCTACCTGAGCCGGCGATTTGATCTGGCTTCCGGCGTACCATCCACCACCCGCCGCCGCCACGACAGCGGCGAGTCCGATCGTGAGGGTTGTCGTTCGGCGCACCGGTCAATAGCCCAGCTCGTTCTGCATGTCCTTCTGTTTTTGGAGTAACTCGAAGTTCTCGAGAATGAACTGGGCTTCGTACTCCTCCTGGACTTCAGTTCTGAGATCCATCATGTCGCCACCGCACTCGGTGTCTGCCGCGGCAATCGCCAGTTCCTCATCGGCGAGGGCCTGGATCTGTTCTGGATCCACATCCGGTCCCCACGGACCGACGTTGGCGTATGCCTCCTCATAGAACGCCTCACGTTCGTCCTCGGGAAGGGCCTGGGCCTGAGCTTCGATCTGCTGGTAGAACTCATCCTGGCCGGACCAGAGGTCCTGGCCAAGCTCGTCCAGATACATCCAGATGTCTTCCTGGGTCGTGAACGAGTATCCGGCGGCGGACATGCAAGCGGCCCATTCCTCGTTGGCTTCGACGATGCGTGGGTCGGATTCGATCCTGCTCCAGAGATCCTCATAGGCAGGTTCGAGCTGCTGCCAGATATCCTCGAGCTCCGGATCTGGTCCGAAGCCACCGTAGGTGTCCTCGTAGGCGAGGTTCTGGCAACCGCCGATCTCCGACCAATCCGGCTCCACCCAGACCTCGTTGCCTTCCTCGTCGAGGGTCGGGGCAACCTCTTCGAAGTTCTCCCAGTTCCCATACAGGGCAACCTCGTAGGCCTGACGCTCAGAATCTGAGAGCGACTCCTGATACACCCAGTTGGGGTCGTCCTCTGGGTTGTATTGCTGATCGAACCCGCCCTCTTCGAAGGCTGCGGTTTCCTCGAGCATCATGGTGAAGTATCCGTATCCGTACTTGGCCTTCCACTCCTCTTCGGTGAGGTCCTCACCGGGACCGAAGTAGCCGAAGTCCTGGTCCTGGACGAACGGGGTGTACTCGAAGCCTTCCGCGGCCATACATTCGGCGATGGACTGCTGGACCTCCATCTCCTGCTCGCGATAGCGTGCTTCGTCGGCGGCCGGGTCGAAGTTCTCCTCACCGTATCCAAAGAAATCGGCAAGGGTCTTCGGGATATCCCCGGCGTCCGGACTGGTCGTCTCCGTCGACTGATCCCCGCTCGTGCCATCGTCGACGATGTCCGCAGCCACGTCCCCGCCGGTCGTTCCGCCACCGCAGGCGGCGGCCAATACCGACAGGATCGCCACCAGCGCGATCAACTTGAGCGTTACCCGGTTACCGCCAGAACGCGACATCATGATGCACCCCCGGTTGACTATCCCTTGTAAGACGCTCGGACACGCCTCTGAGTTCCATTAAACGCTAGACCGATGGTGCGGTGCAACGGGAATTCCACCACTAGCCTGCCATGGCAATGTCCTCAGACGCCCATCTCGACGCCCGTTTCATCAGGTTCGGTCATGACGAATGGGCTGATCTACGCGCCAACACACCGATGACGCTGGACGAATCCG belongs to Acidimicrobiia bacterium and includes:
- a CDS encoding peptidoglycan-binding domain-containing protein, giving the protein MRRTTTLTIGLAAVVAAAGGGWYAGSQIKSPAQVAAEAEPPPPSRITVPVEMRTLGRDIIIRGDVRFDQPAGITLADPPAVLGGASIVTLAPDEGTDLTEGSLVIEVSGRPILVLQGDLPMFRSIRPGDEGDDVLQLEEALARLGFDPGAVDGAYSGDTATAVDAWYRSLGYEPIGPNEQEQAELDAAKSSVDAAARDVTFAKQALAAAKAPLPQSAILELDAAVASSQRALEDARANAGASDAAAAAAVTSAEQDVTDATAAKALAAEQLATGQAAEPPLTPEELAALEQASIDAAMALREAESWLAQSLIDRDQTARNNANLVADAEDRLAIEKARRSETLTPADTSESDAALSDANKRLSEAQATYNGLLAKTGVTALRSEIMFMRRLPVRIDRVFVERGDGVAGEVMQVTGSELAIDTSIAVADAGLIDVGDEVIIEDSFSDITTTGVVTKKADRPGTNNVDGDRVYLEVSPNEDLSEGFNVKLTIPVESTGGDVLAVPLAALSATADGATRIEVEHEDGTTTFLVVTIGLDAGGYAEINAVDGEIHEGDRVVVGTEQAPTAPSSDA
- a CDS encoding ABC transporter permease gives rise to the protein MNNPKPRFAVRDLVAEAVTSMLARPGRTILTILGTVLGIGAIVATLGIAKTAGNQIVTRFDPLIATSVTVSNRSEFGFFGPQPEVNLLPWDAQDRLERLNGVVAAGTLTNVDTAGSLTRSVPLRDPLARNEFALNVVAASPGTLEVFVAELRTGRFFDEGHSDRADPVALLGRSAAQRLNIDRVDHQPAIFIGEHPFIVVGIIDDLAKEPRLLDAVIIPNGTARKLFGLNGIDEVHIRAELGAAQLIAEQAPIALNPNEPGRLRVQAPADPTSLISGVEEDVDALFLVLGGVSLLIGAIGIANVTLVSVLERVGEIGLRRSLGAARRHIAYQFLIESAGMGFIGGVVGASVGVLVVVGVAASRTWTPVLEPWVPVAAPALGTVVGLLAGLYPSLRAARLEPVDALRAGM
- a CDS encoding ABC transporter ATP-binding protein gives rise to the protein MSLPVVLLESVSRTFEGTQPVHALRSVDLAIYEGEYVAVMGPSGSGKSTLLNVLGLLDEPTSGSYLLDGVDVRAAVDSERTALRGRKIGFVFQAFHLLRHRTVIENVMTALLYNGFPRKERREAARTALARVGMGHRMEQTPDTLSGGERQRVAIARAIVAEPSLLLADEPTGNLDTKTSESVLAAFDDLRRDGLTLVVVTHDATVGAHAERQVEMLDGILTELETST